In Nitrospirota bacterium, the following are encoded in one genomic region:
- a CDS encoding multicopper oxidase domain-containing protein, whose amino-acid sequence MLSTGQRLFMVALGVATLLGATAPATAASVVYDLQAKAGYISTPDGGQVYTWSFGDATGFRYPGPLIEVSVGDDVTVNLTNNLPDPDGAGPLKADPVSIVFFGQDVPNQAPVYETVGERATLRSLAPEAAPGGTVSYTFTATKPGTYYYHSGTYLTKHLDMGLIGGIIVRPAAAGQAYDTPDTAYDREHFLLLSAMDPIQHELVERGQPYQATSYLPAYWFVNGRGYPDTLLPDNVPHLVSQPVGSMISMFPGERVLFRMATVDRDLHPFHHHGNHAQVIAQDGRLLQSDPSAGVADLAIGRFTQSVSAGQTVDAIYTWEGKDLGWDVYGHAPADALETAESTLGHGEALPVVVGPPSNDPNADLTFGELYSGSPFLGQTGELGAKHVSLNEGMGEHYMMFHSHHEQEIQNFDEGPGGMMTHIMIMPPTP is encoded by the coding sequence ATGTTGAGCACGGGGCAACGGCTGTTCATGGTCGCTCTGGGGGTCGCGACCCTTCTGGGCGCGACGGCACCAGCGACCGCTGCGTCGGTGGTCTACGACCTTCAGGCGAAGGCCGGGTACATCAGCACACCGGACGGCGGCCAGGTCTACACGTGGTCGTTTGGGGATGCGACCGGGTTTCGCTACCCGGGGCCGTTGATCGAGGTGAGCGTCGGCGACGACGTCACGGTCAATCTGACCAACAACCTGCCGGATCCCGACGGGGCCGGGCCTCTAAAGGCGGATCCGGTGTCGATCGTGTTCTTCGGCCAGGACGTCCCCAACCAGGCGCCGGTGTATGAAACCGTCGGCGAACGCGCCACGCTGCGCTCCCTGGCGCCCGAGGCAGCGCCCGGCGGAACCGTGAGCTATACGTTCACGGCGACGAAGCCCGGGACGTACTACTACCACAGCGGAACGTACCTCACCAAGCATCTCGACATGGGATTGATCGGGGGCATCATCGTGCGGCCCGCCGCGGCCGGCCAGGCCTACGACACGCCCGACACGGCCTACGATCGCGAGCACTTTTTGCTCTTGAGCGCCATGGATCCCATCCAACACGAGCTGGTGGAACGGGGCCAACCGTATCAGGCCACGTCGTATCTACCGGCCTATTGGTTCGTCAATGGCCGCGGGTATCCCGACACGCTCTTGCCGGATAACGTCCCGCACCTGGTAAGTCAGCCCGTGGGCTCGATGATCTCCATGTTCCCCGGCGAGCGGGTGCTCTTTCGCATGGCCACGGTGGACCGCGATCTTCACCCGTTCCACCACCACGGGAACCACGCCCAGGTGATCGCGCAGGACGGGCGGTTGCTGCAGAGCGATCCGTCGGCGGGAGTGGCTGATCTGGCGATCGGGCGGTTCACGCAGTCGGTGTCCGCGGGCCAGACCGTGGACGCGATCTATACGTGGGAGGGCAAAGATCTGGGGTGGGACGTCTACGGGCACGCTCCGGCCGATGCTCTGGAGACCGCTGAGTCGACATTGGGGCACGGCGAGGCGCTTCCCGTGGTGGTGGGGCCGCCGAGCAATGATCCGAACGCAGACCTGACATTCGGCGAGCTGTACAGCGGAAGCCCATTCTTGGGGCAGACGGGTGAGTTGGGAGCTAAACACGTCTCGCTCAACGAGGGGATGGGTGAACACTACATGATGTTTCACAGCCACCACGAGCAGGAGATTCAGAACTTTGACGAGGGTCCCGGCGGCATGATGACGCATATCATGATCATGCCGCCCACACCGTAA